The Bombus terrestris chromosome 16, iyBomTerr1.2, whole genome shotgun sequence genome includes a region encoding these proteins:
- the LOC105666727 gene encoding uncharacterized protein LOC105666727, with amino-acid sequence MEGSPTSQSLAYAFHASTTALQANLARFWEIDEVPPTAHISEAERQCEEHFRNHVQRTNERRYVVALPFNETTPSLGSSKAMAMKPLRSLCHRFQRDKRFEADYHAVIQEYLELGHMTKTTTDHCTEDGYFLPHHGVIKESSQTTKLRVVFGGSAPTTTGRIGNSNKFCGATLMEKLTPINLTQ; translated from the exons ATGGAGGGGAGCCCAACCTCGCAATCATTAGCATACGCATTTCACGCCTCCACGACGGCTTTACAGGCGAACCTCGCCCGtttttgggaaatcgacgaAGTACCGCCTACTGCACACATTTCGGAAGCGGAACGACAGTGCGAGGAGCATTTTCGAAATCACGTTCAACGCACCAACGAAAGGCGATACGTTGTCGCTCTCCCATTCAACGAAACAACTCCTTCGCTTGGATCCTCGAAAGCCATGGCAATGAAGCCACTCAGATCCCTCTGCCATCGATTCCAACGAGACAAACGATTCGAAGCCGACTATCACGCCGTAATACAAGAATACTTGGAATTAGGCCACATGACGAAGACTACCACGGACCACTGCACGGAGGACGGATATTTTCTGCCACATCACGGCGTGATCAAAGAATCCAGCCAAACTACAAAACTCCGAGTTGTGTTTGGCGGATCTGCACCAAccaccaccgga aggatcggaaattccaacaaattttGTGGCGCAACTCTGATGGAGAAGTTGACACCTATCAACTTAACACAGTGA
- the LOC125386561 gene encoding uncharacterized protein LOC125386561, with translation MVLQRDFYVDDVLTGVDTKDEARSLRTEPTELLKLAGLNIRKWASNDRELLRGLPEQDINDKLLLGESQTFKILGVVWNSFDDSILYSVKISPTASRITKRTISSEVAKIYDPPGLLAPVIVRAKMLLQRLWTLKIDWDESLPADIYTEWSKYYAQLPLLNNVKFPRKIIIKTAAEIELHGFCDASERAYGACVYLRTITPDGHVWTRFLTAKPKVAPLKSQTIPRLELSGALLLTSLATTVLEALPSNISRTVYWTDSTIVLHWINTSPHTLKTFVANRVTEIQQKTHTSNCRHIPTTDNPADLISRGQSPEDFLRPTIWQHGPEWLQQPEKYWPTWNPVPLTEIPEQKKATCLSVTPADHSLLERFSSWPKLIRITARCLRWRQKQDRGRPLTTHDLTNAHN, from the coding sequence ATGGTCTTACAGCGAGACTTCTACGTCGACGATGTTCTCACAGGAGTTGATACAAAGGACGAGGCACGATCACTGAGAACGGAGCCCACAGAATTGCTTAAACTAGCCGGCTTAAACATTCGAAAATGGGCATCGAACGACCGGGAGCTGCTACGAGGACTTCCCGAGCAGGACATAAACGATAAGCTGCTACTAGGCGAATCGCAAACCTTCAAAATTCTGGGTGTTGTTTGGAATTCCTTTGACGATTCGATCCTATATTCCGTCAAAATCAGTCCTACCGCCTCTCGAATTACGAAGAGAACAATCAGCTCCGAAGTCGCCAAGATCTACGACCCTCCTGGATTACTGGCACCAGTGATAGTTCGAGCTAAGATGTTGCTCCAACGACTTTGGACATTAAAAATTGATTGGGACGAATCTCTTCCGGCTGATATATACACAGAATGGAGCAAATATTATGCACAGCTACCTTTGCTAAATAACGTGAAGTTTCCACGTAAAATTATAATCAAGACTGCAGCGGAAATTGAATTACACGGATTCTGTGACGCCAGCGAAAGGGCGTATGGGGCATGTGTTTACCTTCGCACCATCACTCCGGATGGTCATGTCTGGACACGATTCCTCACTGCAAAGCCAAAGGTGGCTCCACTCAAATCACAAACCATTCCAAGGCTAGAACTGAGTGGAGCACTTCTTCTCACATCATTGGCCACTACAGTCCTTGAAGCCTTACCAAGCAACATTTCTCGGACCGTTTACTGGACTGATTCTACAATCGTTCTACATTGGATTAATACATCACCCCATACGCTGAAAACCTTTGTCGCTAATCGTGTGACAGAAATTCAACAGAAGACTCACACCTCAAATTGTCGCCATATTCCCACTACCGATAACCCTGCAGACCTCATATCTCGAGGCCAATCACCCGAAGACTTCCTGCGACCAACCATTTGGCAACATGGACCGGAATGGCTCCAACAACCCGAAAAATACTGGCCGACGTGGAACCCAGTACCATTAACTGAAATACCAGAGCAGAAGAAAGCAACATGTCTGTCCGTGACTCCGGCTGACCACAGTCTACTGGAGAGATTTTCTTCTTGGCCCAAGCTGATAAGAATTACCGCTCGTTGCCTCCGATGGAGACAAAAACAGGATCGAGGGAGACCTCTAACCACACATGATTTAACCAATGCGCATAACTAA